One window from the genome of Microcebus murinus isolate Inina chromosome X, M.murinus_Inina_mat1.0, whole genome shotgun sequence encodes:
- the LOC105871465 gene encoding olfactory receptor 13H1, giving the protein MAMDNATAVFEFLLIGISNYPEWRGTFFTLVLITYLSTLLGNGLIIFLIHSDPHLHTPMYFFLSNLSFLDLCYGTASMPQALVHCFSTHPYLSYPQCLTQMSVSLALATAECLLLAVMAYDRVVAISNPLRYSVVMNGPVCIWLAATSWGASFVLTAMLILSLRLHFCGANIINHFVCEIISLIKLACSDTSLNELMILITGTFTLLLPFGFVLLSYVRIAAAVLRIRSAQGRLKAFSTCGSHLTVVTIFYGAAISMYMKPQSKSSPDQDKFISVFYGALTPMLNPLIYSLRNKDVKGAIRKVMMKRA; this is encoded by the coding sequence ATGGCCATGGACAACGCCACAGCAGTGTTTGAGTTTCTCCTTATTGGCATCTCTAACTATCCTGAATGGAGAGGCACATTTTTCACATTGGTGCTGATTACTTACCTCAGCACATTGTTAGGGAATGGACTTATTATCTTTCTCATCCACTCTGACCCCCACCTTCACACTCCAATGTACTTCTTCCTCAGTAACCTGTCTTTCTTAGATCTTTGCTATGGAACGGCCTCCATGCCCCAGGCTTTGGTGCATTGTTTCTCTACCCATCCCTACCTCTCTTACCCACAATGTTTGACCCAAATGAGTGTCTCCTTGGCTTTGGCCACAGCAGAGTGCCTCCTACTGGCTGTCATGGCTTATGACCGTGTGGTTGCTATCAGCAATCCCCTGCGCTATTCTGTGGTCATGAATGGCCCAGTGTGTATCTGGTTAGCTGCTACATCATGGGGGGCATCATTTGTGCTCACTGCCATGCTCATTTTATCCCTGAGGCTTCACTTCTGTGGGGCTAATATCATCAACCACTTTGTCTGTGAGATTATCTCCCTCATTAAGCTGGCCTGTTCTGATACCAGCCTTAATGAGCTTATGATCCTCATCACTGGCACCTTCACCCTGCTCCTACCCTTTGGGTTTGTTCTGCTCTCCTATGTCCGAATTGCTGCTGCTGTCCTAAGGATTCGCTCAGCCCAGGGCAGGCTCAAGGCTTTTTCCACATGTGGCTCTCACCTGACCGTGGTGACAATCTTCTATGGGGCAGCCATCTCTATGTATATGAAACCTCAGTCCAAGTCCTCCCCTGATCAAGACAAGTTTATCTCAGTGTTTTATGGGGCTTTGACACCCATGCTGAATCCCCTGATCTATTCCCTGAGAAACAAGGATGTTAAAGGGGCAATAAGGAAAGTTATGATGAAAAGAGCATGA
- the LOC105871458 gene encoding olfactory receptor 13H1-like: MDILVTDNGSEVTEFILVGLSNHPKYQIAFYCTMVVVYLITLVGNSLIIIVVRVDGRLHTPMYFFLSNLSFLDICYSSNSVPFLLFNGLRDYPTISYNNCYAQMTIALFLGMTECLLLAVMAYDRFVAISNPLRYTIIMNNWVCIQLAMVTWASAFLLAVIPIIAIPARFCGHNVINHFTCEVQALLKLVCSDTPGRLILGLVIGIFTLPLPFTFILISYTRIVAAVLRIHSAGARLKAFSTCGSHLTVVTIFYGSAIYMYLKPQSRESQDQGKIISVFYGVVTPMLNPLIYTLRNKEVKNALRKIARKKEP, translated from the coding sequence atggacattCTGGTTACTGATAATGGCAGTGAAGTCACAGAGTTCATCCTGGTGGGTTTGTCCAATCATCCAAAATATCAGATTGCCTTTTATTGTACCATGGTAGTGGTCTACCTGATCACATTGGTGGGTAACAGTCTCATTATCATTGTGGTTAGAGTTGATGGGCGGCTTCACACTcctatgtattttttcctaagcAACCTGTCCTTCCTCGATATCTGCTACTCCAGCAATTCAGTGCCTTTTTTACTGTTCAATGGCTTGAGAGACTACCCCACTATTTCCTATAATAACTGTTATGCCCAGATGACCATTGCTCTATTTCTGGGGATGACAGAATGTCTCCTCCTTGCTGTCATGGCTTATGATAGGTTTGTTGCAATCTCTAATCCTCTGCGTTATACCATCATTATGAACAACTGGGTCTGTATACAGTTGGCCATGGTGACCTGGGCCAGTGCCTTCCTTTTGGCAGTAATACCAATTATTGCAATTCCTGCCCGTTTTTGTGGACACAATGTGATCAACCATTTTACCTGTGAGGTGCAGGCCCTGTTGAAGCTGGTCTGCTCAGACACTCCAGGCAGACTTATTCTGGGTTTGGTCATTGGCATATTcacactgcccctgcccttcACCTTCATCCTCATCTCCTATACCCGCATCGTGGCTGCTGTACTGAGGATACACTCTGCAGGGGCCAGGCTCAAAGCATTCTCCACCTGTGGATCTCATCTGACTGTGGTCACCATATTTTATGGGTCAGCCATCTACATGTACTTGAAACCTCAGTCAAGAGAATCCCAAGACCAGGGTAAAATCATCTCTGTGTTTTATGGGGTTGTGACCCCTATGTTGAACCCCCTTATTTATACCTTGAGgaacaaggaggtgaaaaatgCTCTAAGAAAGATAGCTAGGAAGAAAGAGCCCTAA